In the Terriglobales bacterium genome, one interval contains:
- the asnS gene encoding asparagine--tRNA ligase, translating into MGEAERVTVTQAPVASIAEIGRHEGQSVTVRGWLYNLRESGKLLFPIFRDGTGVIQGVVAKNAVSPEIFDAIKGLTQESSVIVEGKVRADKRAPGGYELDVSDVQVVQKVPESEPYPISLKEHGVEFLMDHRHLWVRTPRQAAILRLRAEIIKAARDFFDDRGFVLTDPPILTPAACEGTSTLFPVDYFEDQAFLTQSGQLYIEATAMALGKVYSFGPTFRAEKSKTRRHLTEFWMVEPEVAYATLDDIMELGEGLISFIVKRCLERHQEDLKTIGRDVSKLEKITPPFPRLSYDEAVKMLQDAHAKGALEAKFEWGGDLGAPDETYLSAQFEKPVMVHRYPAKVKAFYMEPDPQRPELALCVDVLAPEGYGEIIGGSQRIGSYELLRKRIQEHGLPEEAFKWYLDLRKYGGVPHSGFGMGIERVVAWLCGLEHVRETIPFPRMLYRMYP; encoded by the coding sequence ATGGGTGAAGCGGAAAGAGTAACGGTGACGCAGGCCCCGGTGGCGTCCATCGCGGAGATCGGAAGGCACGAGGGACAGTCTGTCACCGTGCGCGGATGGCTCTATAACCTGCGAGAGAGTGGCAAGCTGTTGTTTCCAATTTTTCGAGACGGGACGGGTGTGATCCAGGGAGTGGTGGCCAAGAATGCAGTCTCACCTGAAATATTCGATGCAATCAAGGGCCTCACCCAGGAATCGAGTGTAATCGTCGAAGGAAAAGTGCGGGCCGACAAGCGCGCTCCCGGCGGATATGAGCTCGACGTGAGCGATGTGCAGGTGGTGCAGAAGGTGCCTGAGTCCGAACCCTACCCCATTTCGCTGAAGGAGCATGGGGTCGAGTTCCTCATGGACCATCGGCACTTGTGGGTGCGAACTCCGCGGCAGGCGGCGATTTTGCGCTTGCGAGCGGAGATCATCAAAGCGGCGCGTGATTTCTTCGATGATCGCGGTTTTGTGCTTACCGATCCTCCCATATTGACTCCCGCAGCCTGCGAAGGGACATCCACTCTTTTTCCCGTGGATTATTTTGAAGATCAGGCGTTTCTAACGCAGTCCGGTCAGCTCTATATCGAGGCGACCGCGATGGCTCTGGGCAAGGTGTACTCGTTTGGCCCAACTTTCCGCGCTGAAAAGTCCAAGACCAGACGCCATCTGACCGAGTTCTGGATGGTAGAGCCAGAGGTCGCTTATGCGACCCTCGACGACATCATGGAACTGGGTGAGGGACTGATCAGCTTTATCGTAAAGCGATGCCTGGAGCGTCACCAGGAAGACCTAAAAACGATTGGCCGTGACGTCAGCAAATTGGAGAAGATCACACCGCCTTTCCCCAGGCTCAGCTATGACGAGGCGGTGAAAATGCTCCAAGATGCGCATGCCAAAGGCGCGCTGGAAGCCAAATTCGAATGGGGTGGAGACCTGGGCGCGCCGGACGAAACGTATCTTTCTGCGCAATTCGAGAAGCCGGTGATGGTGCATCGCTATCCCGCCAAGGTCAAGGCGTTCTACATGGAGCCTGACCCGCAGCGGCCGGAGCTGGCGCTGTGCGTGGATGTGCTGGCTCCTGAAGGGTACGGCGAAATTATCGGTGGCTCGCAGCGTATTGGGTCTTACGAACTGCTGCGAAAACGCATCCAGGAGCACGGGCTTCCGGAAGAGGCATTTAAATGGTATCTGGACCTGCGCAAATATGGAGGCGTGCCACATTCCGGCTTCGGTATGGGAATCGAACGTGTGGTGGCCTGGCTCTGCGGATTGGAGCACGTGCGCGAGACGATTCCGTTTCCCAGGATGCTGTACCGCATGTATCCGTAA
- the rocF gene encoding arginase, with product MNDVASKQPGAVAVATASNIIPRKIRVIGVPLDLGQSRRGVDMGPSAVRVAGLEARLEGLGHVVEDGGNISVAIAEQKKEGDPHAKYLKEITATCTKHAELVVKTLEAGKVPVVLGGDHSVAAGTVAGIAEFHRRQEQKIGLVWIDAHADINTPETSPSGNVHGMPLAAIVGLGPPELANIFGFSPKVAPENCVIVGVRDIDATEKENIRKTGVEVFTMRDIDERGMRAVIEEALRMAGRGTTGYHISVDMDWIDPEDAPGVGTPVRGGATYREAHLAMEIIADHARMLGFEIVEVNPVIDEHNRTANLAVELALSAFGKKIL from the coding sequence ATGAACGACGTTGCTTCGAAGCAACCGGGAGCTGTGGCTGTGGCCACAGCGTCAAATATTATCCCCAGGAAGATTCGTGTGATCGGCGTGCCACTCGACCTGGGGCAGTCGCGGCGCGGGGTGGACATGGGACCGTCAGCGGTACGAGTGGCTGGGTTGGAAGCCCGCCTGGAAGGTCTCGGCCACGTGGTGGAAGATGGCGGAAATATTAGCGTCGCTATCGCTGAGCAGAAGAAGGAAGGCGATCCTCACGCCAAATATCTGAAAGAAATCACGGCCACGTGCACAAAGCACGCGGAGCTGGTGGTTAAGACGCTGGAAGCGGGCAAAGTGCCGGTGGTACTTGGTGGTGATCATTCCGTGGCTGCGGGGACGGTGGCGGGGATCGCAGAATTTCACCGCCGACAGGAGCAGAAGATTGGCTTGGTTTGGATTGATGCGCACGCGGACATCAACACACCGGAGACATCGCCCAGCGGCAACGTGCATGGCATGCCGTTGGCGGCAATCGTTGGACTGGGGCCACCCGAACTGGCCAACATCTTCGGCTTCTCCCCCAAAGTTGCACCGGAAAACTGTGTGATTGTGGGAGTGCGCGACATTGACGCCACGGAAAAGGAGAACATCCGGAAGACCGGGGTTGAAGTCTTCACCATGCGCGACATTGATGAGCGAGGCATGCGAGCCGTTATCGAAGAAGCGCTGCGCATGGCGGGCCGGGGCACTACCGGGTATCACATCTCCGTGGACATGGATTGGATTGATCCTGAAGATGCGCCTGGCGTGGGCACCCCGGTCCGCGGCGGCGCGACTTACCGGGAAGCGCACCTGGCCATGGAAATCATCGCCGACCACGCCCGCATGCTGGGATTCGAGATTGTGGAGGTCAATCCGGTGATTGATGAGCACAATCGGACGGCAAACCTGGCAGTAGAGCTGGCACTCTCCGCCTTCGGGAAGAAGATTCTCTAA
- a CDS encoding D-alanine--D-alanine ligase family protein, which produces MNKIRVGILFGGRSGEHEVSLLSAASVITAIDKQKYDVVPIGISKEGRWLVAGHAERMLKGNNPGQQLRAGDPGATPGAAVLARGEQIVVPPVPVRAGGSLQPFQPDGNTAQLARRWSDHTINVDVIFPVLHGTFGEDGTIQGLLELADIPYVGAGVLGSAAGMDKDIMKQLFIAAGLPIVKHVTVLRHHWETNPKRVQKLIESKLKYPVFIKPANLGSSVGITKVHGCGELASGMNAAAAYDRKIVIEEGVGGKKQKARELECSVLGNDEPQASLPGEVVPIKEFYDYAAKYLEAGSELIIPAKLNKGQTKKVQEMATAAFRAVDCAGLARVDFLMDPRSKKIYVNEINTMPGFTAISMYPKLWAASGVQYPELIDQLIVLALERHAEKMKTRFTRE; this is translated from the coding sequence ATGAATAAGATCCGAGTGGGCATTCTTTTCGGTGGGCGAAGCGGTGAGCACGAAGTTTCCTTGCTATCGGCGGCCTCGGTTATCACTGCGATTGACAAGCAAAAGTACGACGTGGTCCCGATCGGTATCAGCAAGGAAGGCCGCTGGCTGGTAGCAGGCCATGCCGAGCGGATGCTGAAGGGAAACAATCCCGGACAGCAATTGCGCGCCGGAGACCCCGGGGCGACGCCTGGGGCCGCTGTCCTGGCCAGAGGCGAGCAGATCGTAGTACCACCGGTGCCGGTGCGGGCAGGCGGTTCATTGCAGCCCTTCCAACCTGATGGCAACACGGCGCAATTAGCAAGACGCTGGAGCGACCACACCATCAACGTAGATGTGATCTTTCCCGTGCTTCACGGCACCTTTGGGGAGGACGGAACCATCCAGGGGCTGCTGGAACTGGCAGACATCCCCTACGTCGGCGCGGGCGTGCTGGGCTCGGCGGCGGGCATGGACAAGGACATTATGAAGCAGCTTTTCATCGCGGCCGGACTGCCCATTGTGAAGCACGTGACCGTGCTGCGACATCACTGGGAGACCAACCCTAAGCGAGTTCAGAAGCTGATCGAGAGCAAGCTCAAATATCCGGTTTTCATTAAGCCGGCCAATCTGGGTTCGTCAGTAGGAATCACAAAAGTGCACGGGTGCGGAGAGCTGGCGAGCGGCATGAATGCTGCCGCTGCTTACGATCGCAAGATCGTCATCGAGGAAGGCGTGGGCGGAAAGAAGCAAAAAGCGCGCGAACTGGAGTGCTCGGTCCTGGGCAACGATGAGCCACAGGCGTCATTGCCGGGGGAAGTCGTCCCCATTAAAGAGTTCTACGACTATGCTGCGAAGTATCTGGAAGCAGGCTCAGAGCTGATCATTCCCGCCAAGTTGAACAAAGGGCAGACCAAAAAAGTGCAGGAGATGGCGACTGCCGCTTTTCGGGCGGTGGACTGCGCCGGGCTGGCGCGGGTGGATTTCCTGATGGATCCACGAAGCAAGAAGATCTACGTGAATGAGATCAATACTATGCCGGGATTTACTGCCATCAGCATGTATCCCAAGTTGTGGGCAGCGTCAGGGGTCCAGTATCCAGAACTGA